GAGGTCGAGGACTTCCCCGCCTTCATCGTGGTCGACGACAAGGGCGACGACTTCTTCATCGACAAGACGGGCCCGGTCCTGTCCATCGGCCGCCGCTGACTTCCGGCTGACCCACTGACCGCCCGGCCGTTCCGCCGACCGAACGGCCGGACCGGCGGGGCACTCACGATCGATCGGCCCGCAGGTGGGTGGCCGCTCCCGAAGGCTCAGCAGCCTGGAGCCCGGTCGGGGGGTCGGGTCCCAGGATTACCAGGGCCGACTCGGGATCGAAGCTCCGAGCCACACGGGGCTGCCCTGGATCGTCTGCACGGGGCCGCCCTTGAATCAGCTCAGCCGTCTCCACGGAGCTGCCCTGGATCAGCTCGCCCGTCTCCATGGGGCTGCCCTGGGGGTGGCCCAGACAGGCCGGTGGCCCAGGCCTATGAGTGCGCCTGTGGGGCGTGTGCCGTCGTCGGGGCTGTCCGCACTCGGGAGTGTCGGATCCCGGGGGACGGCCTGGCGGCGAGGTTCTGGGGGGTTCTCAGGGGGCCGATCAGCGAGGCGTGGCCGGTCTCGGGCGACCGTGGCGTCAGATCCCGGTCCGGCGGCGACGCGAGGGCGGGATCCAGGTGGATCGGGCCCTGCCGGTCGCTCAGCCCCCGCCAGCAGGATGGTCCTGCGGGACTGGCGGCTCGGCTCGCGTCGGTGCTGCTGCTGTCTTCGCCGCTGGAGTTCCTGCCGGCCGATCGTGGCTCGGGAGGATCCAGCGGTGGCTCGGGGCTTGCTGCGGGTCGTGCGGGTGGTTCAGGCCGCGACCAGACCCCTGTGCGGGGCGACGACGGAGCCGTCGGGCAGCAGCAGGCCGGTGTCCTCGAACAGGACCACGCCGTTGCACAGCAGGCTCCAGCCCTGGTCGGGGTGGGACGCGATTACATGCGAGGCCTCACGGTCCGCTGCGTCAGCGGCGGGGCAAACGGGTCGGTGACTGCACATCATGCACCTCTCAGATGATTCTCCTGGTTTGTTCTGTTGGTAGGGCAACGTCGCCCTGACGGTGTCCGGAGGTCCGGCTCGATCTTCGCCCTCCTGCTGGGACCCCGCCCGATCACTCCGGCGGATCTCTTTCTCTCCCCAACGAGGCTGGCGACGCTCTTGTTTCCGGTGAACCTTCCTACCTTCATCATGACGACCGGCACTGACAGTTTCGACGCATTTTGTGGCACTCAGGTTCACGTTTTCATGATGCTCCGGGACCCTTACGGATGGCTTGCAAGCGGCTGACGCGGCGCGTGGCGGCGGCCCGCCGGAGTCCTGCTGGAGCATGCGTGAAGGACGGACGGTCAGCGGTGACCCCGGTGGGCTCGAGTGGGCTTGCCGTACGGGCTCCCAGCAGAACCCGCGCGCCGCCACCAGCGGCGTGCAGGGCTCCGGCTGGGGCGTGCCGGCCTACGAGCCCCTCGGCGGGCGCCTGGTGGTGGAGCAGGTCTACGACCACCACGGCAACGTCGGCATGAACACCACGCCGCTCCCGGTGTTCGACGCCTGGGAGCACGCGTACTACCTGCACTACCGCAACGTCCGCCCGGACTACGTGGAGAAGCTTTGGGGCACCGTGAACTGGGACGATGTGGCCAGGCGGTTTGCTGACGCGACGAGTCAGGCCGGTTGACTGAAGTTCGCAACTATTTATCGGCCCCGCCTCTACTGGTCGGTTTCTGCAAATAGGTAAGCTGCCTGCCATGCGTGCGCCGTCCGGTTACCTCCTTGCCGCGCGCTATCGGCTCATGGAGCCGGTCGGCCGCGGCGGCATGGGCACCGTTTGGCGAGCGCACGACGAGTTGCTGGACCGTCACGTCGCGGTCAAGGAAGTACGGTTGCCGACCGTCCTCGACGAGGAGCTGCGGGCCGAGCTGTGCGCCCGCACCGAGCGCGAGGGCAGGGCCACGGCGATGGTCGCGCACCCCTCGGTGATCACCGTCTTCGACGTCGTCACCGAGGACGAGCGGCCGTGGATCGTGATGGAACTGCTCCAGGCGAGGTCGCTGGAGCAGCTCATCCAGGACGAGGGCCCGCTGCCGCCGCGCAGGGCCGCCGAGATCGGCAGGCAGGTGCTGGGCGCGCTGCGCGCCGTCCACGCCAAGGGCATCCTCCACCGCGACGTCAAGCCCAGCAACGTGCTGGTCACCGACGATCGCGCGGTCCTCACCGACTTCGGCCTGGCCGCCATGGAGGGCGACGCCTCCATCACGCAGGCCGGCATCGTGCTCGGCTCGGCCGGCTACATCGCGCCCGAGCGGGTGCTCGGCGCCAAGGCCAGCCCCGCCGGAGACCTGTGGTCGCTCGGCGCGACCCTCTACACCGCCGTCGAGGGCAGGGGCCTGCACGGCAGGCGCACCGCGGCCGCGGCGCTGGCCGCGCTCACCAGCGGCGAGCCGATCCCCATGCACAAGGCGGGCCCGCTGGCCCCCGTGCTCGACGCGCTGCTGCGCATCGACCCCGCCACCCGCCTCGACTCGGTGCGCGCCTCGCTGATGCTGGCCAGGGTCGCGGCCGGCGGTTCGGCGGAGGAGCCGCTGACCACCAGGGCCAGGATCGTACGCCCGGGGCCGGCCCGCAGGCCCACCCATCGCGGCCTGCACCGGGCCGAGACGACCGCGCCGACCCCCGTCGTTCCCATGCCGCGCGCGCAGCACCGCAAGCCAGGCGAGGGAGTGCACAGGAAGGTCATGGAGCAGCGACCCGCGCCATCCGGTTATGCCCGTTTTGTCGCCAAAGTGATAAAGTTGTTCCTTCCACGACGCTTTTGGCCCCGCGAACTTCGCAAGCGTGGGTAAAGCGTTCTCCAAGCGAGAATAGATATCTTCTTCTCATGCCGGAACAGCAGAAGCGCCTGCTCGCGGAGCGCTATGAGCTGATCTCACCGATCGGCCGGGGGACCATGGGGACCGTCTGGCGGGCCCACGACCGCGCCCTCGGTCGCGAGGTCGCGATCAAAGAGATCCGCCAGGATCCCGGGCTCACCGAGGAGCAGCGCGCCGAACT
This window of the Nonomuraea africana genome carries:
- a CDS encoding DUF5999 family protein; translated protein: MCSHRPVCPAADAADREASHVIASHPDQGWSLLCNGVVLFEDTGLLLPDGSVVAPHRGLVAA
- a CDS encoding Fe-Mn family superoxide dismutase; this translates as MREGRTVSGDPGGLEWACRTGSQQNPRAATSGVQGSGWGVPAYEPLGGRLVVEQVYDHHGNVGMNTTPLPVFDAWEHAYYLHYRNVRPDYVEKLWGTVNWDDVARRFADATSQAG
- a CDS encoding serine/threonine-protein kinase translates to MRAPSGYLLAARYRLMEPVGRGGMGTVWRAHDELLDRHVAVKEVRLPTVLDEELRAELCARTEREGRATAMVAHPSVITVFDVVTEDERPWIVMELLQARSLEQLIQDEGPLPPRRAAEIGRQVLGALRAVHAKGILHRDVKPSNVLVTDDRAVLTDFGLAAMEGDASITQAGIVLGSAGYIAPERVLGAKASPAGDLWSLGATLYTAVEGRGLHGRRTAAAALAALTSGEPIPMHKAGPLAPVLDALLRIDPATRLDSVRASLMLARVAAGGSAEEPLTTRARIVRPGPARRPTHRGLHRAETTAPTPVVPMPRAQHRKPGEGVHRKVMEQRPAPSGYARFVAKVIKLFLPRRFWPRELRKRG